One Mastacembelus armatus chromosome 10, fMasArm1.2, whole genome shotgun sequence DNA window includes the following coding sequences:
- the dnd1 gene encoding dead end protein 1 encodes MMEHKRNQVLNQERVQALEIWLKTTNTKIIQVNGQRKYGGPPEVWDGPTPGSRCEVFISQIPRDVYEDLLIPLFSSVGPLWEFRLMMNFSGQNRGFAYAKYGSSAVATEAIRLLHGHMLEPGFCLSVRRSTEKRHLCIGDLPAATRQEDLLQVLRRLADGVERVSLKAGPDIDGVTAIVAFSSHHTAAMAKKMLVEAFKKQFSLNISIKWQSTVKLSPDEALPPRKPSKGLLLSPPRPPRYSLKSPQPSVLPPRMAHPPCVPPGFSRAVGGPTAAEHRHPPCSSAFSPGNVVFPASPVMLLRKMCEANGAGQPLYEMHYSHAGPDGFLYLTYTVYIPGTIMPLKGLVTVLPGPSATTMMEEAQQATAQQVLQRLYNNQFTL; translated from the exons ATGATGGAGCACAAACGGAACCAG GTGCTGAACCAAGAGCGTGTGCAGGCGCTGGAAATATGGCTGAAAACAACCAATACAAAAATTATTCAGGTTAATGGCCAAAGGAAGTATGGAGGACCACCTGAGG TGTGGGACGGCCCCACCCCAGGATCCCGCTGTGAGGTCTTCATAAGCCAGATCCCACGGGACGTATACGAGGACCTGCTGATCCCCCTGTTCAGCTCTGTGGGCCCACTCTGGGAGTTCAGGCTCATGATGAACTTCAGCGGACAGAACCGCGGCTTTGCCTATGCTAAATATGGCTCATCCGCTGTAGCTACTGAGGCAATCCGCCTGCTGCACGGCCACATGCTGGAGCCTGGTTTTTGCCTCAGTGTCCGCCGCAGTACAGAGAAGAGACACCTCTGCATTGGAGACTTGCCGGCTGCCACCAGACAAGAGGACCTATTGCAG GTGCTGCGTAGACTGGCAGATGGGGTGGAGAGAGTGTCTCTGAAGGCTGGGCCTGATATAGACGGGGTGACAGCCATAGTAGCCTTCTCATCCCACCACACTGCTGCTATGGCCAAGAAGATGCTGGTGGAAG CATTCAAGAAGCAGTTTTCATTGAATATCTCAATCAAGTGGCAGTCAACTGTGAAGCTGAGCCCTGACGAGGCTCTGCCTCCACGGAAACCTTCAAAGGGCCTCCTGCTGTCACCCCCGAGGCCACCACGCTACAGCCTGAAATCTCCACAGCCCTCAGTTCTGCCTCCCCGCATGGCCCATCCTCCATGTGTCCCTCCAGGTTTCTCCAGAGCAGTGGGTGGACCCACAGCCGCAGAGCACCGTCACCCACCTTGCTCCTCTGCCTTCTCCCCAGGGAATGTAGTGTTTCCAGCATCACCAGTGATGCTCCTACGTAAAATGTGTGAGGCAAACGGGGCTGGCCAGCCGCTCTATGAGATGCATTACAGCCACGCTGGCCCAGATGGATTCCTCTACCTTACCTATACGGTGTATATCCCTGGCACAATCATGCCCTTGAAAGGGCTCGTCACGGTATTGCCAGGGCCCAGTGCCACCACCATGATGGAGGAAGCTCAGCAGGCTACAGCCCAGCAGGTCCTGCAGAGGCTTTACAATAACCAGTTCACCCTCTGA